Proteins from one Pseudarthrobacter sp. BIM B-2242 genomic window:
- the crcB gene encoding fluoride efflux transporter CrcB has protein sequence MIGALLVGVFGVAGALVRFAVDSWFAHRTQRRHWPWATLLVNVTGCLIIGLSIGITGRMGMAPEWQTAVATGLAGGLTTFSSWTTATVRLLSEARFGSAALNVGVNLAAGFAAAALGMAMAAA, from the coding sequence GTGATTGGCGCGCTCCTGGTGGGAGTATTCGGTGTGGCGGGCGCCCTGGTGCGTTTCGCCGTCGACAGCTGGTTCGCGCACCGTACGCAACGGCGGCACTGGCCGTGGGCCACGCTGCTGGTCAACGTCACGGGCTGCCTCATCATCGGGCTCTCCATCGGCATCACCGGAAGGATGGGCATGGCACCCGAGTGGCAGACCGCCGTCGCGACGGGGCTTGCCGGCGGGCTGACCACGTTCAGTTCCTGGACGACCGCCACGGTCCGCCTCCTGAGCGAGGCGCGGTTCGGTTCCGCCGCCCTCAACGTCGGCGTCAACCTGGCGGCAGGTTTCGCTGCGGCAGCTCTCGGCATGGCCATGGCCGCCGCGTAA
- a CDS encoding S1C family serine protease, translating to MDPAREAHAEESDDDALDAYSATVMRVAETVTPHVAAIEMTGKGRNGRFRVGAGSAVLFTEDGYLLTNSHVVAGTRQGHAAFADGSRTDLELVGTDPLSDLAVVRGRAPKVAPAQFGDAETLRVGQLVIAVGNPLGLAGSVTAGVVSGLGRAIPVWQGSNRRVIEDVIQTDAALNSGSSGGALADSHGRIVGINTAVAGAGLGLAVPINTTTRRIISALLKDGRVRRAYLGVVSTPSRLSASAVIRTGQRDGLRVVEVLAGSPADRAGLQAGDFILTAGSRPVSNAESLQKLLFADAIGQPLPVRVLRDGKELDLVAVPEEMAATG from the coding sequence ATGGACCCGGCCCGCGAAGCCCATGCAGAAGAGTCCGACGACGATGCGCTGGATGCGTATTCGGCCACAGTCATGCGCGTGGCTGAGACAGTTACTCCGCACGTCGCGGCCATTGAAATGACCGGGAAAGGGCGGAACGGCCGGTTCCGCGTGGGCGCAGGCTCGGCGGTGCTGTTTACCGAAGACGGCTACCTGCTCACGAATTCGCACGTGGTGGCAGGCACGCGCCAGGGCCATGCCGCGTTCGCCGATGGCAGCCGCACCGACCTTGAACTGGTGGGGACGGATCCGCTGTCCGATCTTGCCGTGGTCCGCGGCCGGGCACCTAAAGTAGCGCCGGCCCAGTTCGGCGACGCCGAAACTCTGCGCGTGGGACAGCTGGTCATCGCGGTGGGCAATCCCCTCGGGCTGGCCGGATCAGTCACAGCCGGAGTGGTCAGCGGCCTGGGCCGCGCCATTCCTGTGTGGCAGGGCAGCAACCGGCGCGTGATTGAGGACGTCATCCAGACCGATGCGGCCCTCAATTCCGGAAGCTCCGGCGGGGCCCTCGCCGATTCGCACGGAAGGATCGTGGGGATCAACACCGCTGTGGCCGGCGCCGGGCTGGGACTGGCGGTACCCATCAACACCACCACCCGGCGGATCATTTCGGCGCTGTTGAAGGACGGCCGCGTCAGGCGGGCCTACCTCGGTGTTGTCAGCACCCCGAGCAGGCTCAGCGCCAGCGCAGTGATCCGGACCGGACAGCGGGACGGACTCCGCGTAGTGGAGGTGCTGGCCGGATCGCCCGCAGACCGCGCCGGCCTGCAGGCGGGCGACTTCATCCTGACAGCAGGAAGCCGCCCCGTCAGCAACGCGGAAAGCCTGCAGAAGCTGCTGTTCGCCGACGCGATCGGGCAGCCGCTGCCGGTCCGGGTGCTGAGGGACGGCAAAGAACTGGACCTTGTGGCCGTACCGGAAGAAATGGCAGCAACCGGATAA
- the smpB gene encoding SsrA-binding protein SmpB, which produces MPKESGRKVVATNRKARHDYLVLDTYEAGIALMGTEVKSLREGHASMVDGFCTFYNDELWMEGIHIPEYNQGSWTNHAARRRRKLLLHREELTKISHKIRESGFTIVPLQLYFVDGRAKVEIGVARGKREYDKRQTLREQQDTREAQRAMRERNRRR; this is translated from the coding sequence GTGCCCAAAGAAAGTGGCCGTAAAGTGGTGGCCACCAACCGCAAGGCCCGGCATGACTACCTCGTGCTGGACACTTACGAGGCCGGCATTGCCCTGATGGGCACCGAGGTGAAGTCCCTTCGCGAGGGGCACGCGTCCATGGTTGACGGCTTCTGCACCTTTTACAACGACGAGTTGTGGATGGAGGGCATCCACATCCCGGAGTACAACCAGGGAAGCTGGACGAACCACGCCGCCCGCCGCCGCCGCAAGCTCCTGCTGCACCGCGAGGAGCTCACCAAGATCTCGCACAAGATCAGGGAATCGGGCTTCACCATCGTTCCGCTCCAGCTGTACTTTGTCGACGGCCGCGCCAAGGTGGAGATCGGCGTCGCCCGCGGTAAACGCGAATACGATAAGCGCCAGACCTTGCGCGAGCAGCAGGACACCCGCGAAGCCCAGCGCGCCATGCGGGAACGCAACCGCCGCAGGTAG
- a CDS encoding M23 family metallopeptidase, whose amino-acid sequence MNVLHRTAPRHRAERPASARLTPARRRTGVLSCVLALVLAASLGASAPVAYADELDDKRAALEAEAARVQQSLEFVDSRIAKAAGDLVIYQGQLPGAQQALLEAQGRVASAVKEVEALTARVDLAQQNKAKITQQLEADKQKITDTKKLIGQIATQAYKSGGVPSNLTLFFGANTGSSLTETMDLADQAMRSQNAAMDKLSQQSATNVNSQARLEAVEGEIKELKAKADAALEREKAARDEAEAKKAQVDQLIADTTRLDAELQAAKPGIQSQMAAVEASQNAVANEIAERDRRLREAWEAEQRRLAEAAAAAAAARAAAQGQAPPPQAPYAPVTGSPSAFGLRHPFSGDVPITSGFGWRSTPPGTIDFYGQGGYVHTGIDFGAACGTPVYAAAAGEVFSSGWSSADGGGWRVKISHGVVQGNSLTTIVYHNSSVVVSNGQQVSQGQLIAYSGNTGNSTGCHAHFETWLNGAAVDPMRLL is encoded by the coding sequence ATGAACGTACTGCACCGAACTGCGCCCCGTCACCGGGCCGAAAGACCGGCATCTGCACGGCTCACACCGGCACGCCGCCGAACCGGCGTTCTCAGCTGCGTCCTGGCGCTCGTCCTGGCCGCAAGCCTGGGCGCGTCCGCCCCGGTAGCGTACGCCGATGAGCTCGACGACAAGCGCGCAGCCCTCGAAGCGGAGGCAGCGCGGGTGCAGCAGTCCCTTGAGTTCGTGGATTCCCGCATCGCGAAAGCAGCCGGTGACCTGGTGATCTACCAAGGCCAGCTTCCCGGTGCACAGCAAGCACTCCTGGAAGCCCAGGGACGCGTGGCCAGTGCGGTCAAGGAAGTAGAGGCCCTGACAGCGCGGGTTGATCTGGCGCAGCAGAACAAAGCCAAAATCACCCAGCAACTCGAAGCCGACAAGCAAAAGATCACCGACACCAAAAAGCTGATCGGCCAGATCGCCACCCAGGCCTATAAGTCAGGCGGCGTACCCTCGAACCTGACACTGTTCTTCGGTGCCAACACCGGCAGCAGCCTCACGGAAACAATGGACCTCGCGGACCAGGCCATGCGCAGTCAGAACGCCGCCATGGACAAGCTGTCCCAGCAAAGTGCCACCAACGTCAATTCCCAGGCACGGCTTGAAGCCGTCGAAGGTGAGATCAAGGAACTCAAGGCCAAAGCCGACGCCGCCCTCGAACGGGAAAAGGCAGCCCGGGACGAAGCTGAAGCGAAGAAGGCACAGGTTGATCAGCTGATCGCCGACACCACCCGCCTTGACGCCGAACTGCAGGCCGCAAAGCCCGGCATCCAGAGCCAAATGGCTGCCGTGGAGGCCAGCCAGAACGCTGTGGCCAACGAGATCGCCGAACGTGACCGCCGGCTCCGTGAAGCCTGGGAAGCTGAGCAGCGCCGGCTTGCCGAGGCCGCTGCTGCGGCCGCGGCAGCCCGGGCCGCCGCGCAAGGGCAGGCCCCGCCACCGCAGGCGCCGTACGCACCGGTGACCGGATCGCCGTCGGCCTTTGGCTTGCGGCACCCTTTCTCCGGTGACGTTCCCATCACCTCCGGCTTTGGCTGGCGTTCAACGCCGCCGGGCACTATCGATTTCTACGGCCAGGGTGGCTACGTCCACACTGGTATCGACTTTGGCGCAGCCTGTGGAACACCGGTATATGCCGCGGCAGCCGGCGAGGTCTTCTCCTCAGGCTGGAGTTCCGCAGACGGCGGCGGTTGGCGGGTCAAGATCTCCCATGGTGTGGTGCAGGGCAACTCGTTGACCACGATCGTTTATCACAACAGCAGCGTGGTTGTCTCCAACGGCCAGCAGGTCTCGCAGGGCCAGCTCATCGCCTACTCAGGCAACACCGGCAACTCCACGGGCTGCCACGCACACTTTGAAACCTGGCTCAACGGCGCTGCCGTTGACCCGATGCGTCTGCTCTAG
- the ftsX gene encoding permease-like cell division protein FtsX, which produces MRLAFILGEIGSGLRRNVSMVVSVILVTFVSLTFVGAAGMLQLQINQMKGYWYDKVQVAIFLCSDGSTAAGCATGPVTPEQQDNLQSLLESPAVAQYVNDFQFESKEEAYNHFKDQFSNSPIVDSVTPDQLPASFRINMKDPEKYQIISETFSSQPGVETVIDQRQLLERLFSAMNAASLVAVSIAGVMIVCAILLIATTIRLSAFSRRRETGIMRLVGASKMVIQLPFILEGVIAAVIGAALASGTLWAVAHFFLGEYLSKQYPDTAFISPGQTLILTPALLILGASLAGISSLLTLRRYLKV; this is translated from the coding sequence ATGAGGCTCGCGTTTATCCTCGGGGAGATTGGCAGCGGCCTGCGCCGCAACGTCTCCATGGTGGTTTCGGTCATCCTGGTCACCTTCGTGTCCCTGACGTTTGTTGGCGCTGCCGGCATGCTCCAACTTCAGATCAACCAGATGAAGGGGTACTGGTACGACAAAGTCCAGGTCGCCATCTTCCTCTGCAGTGACGGTTCGACGGCGGCAGGCTGCGCCACGGGGCCCGTCACCCCGGAGCAGCAGGACAACCTGCAGTCCCTGCTGGAGTCACCCGCGGTGGCCCAGTATGTGAACGATTTCCAGTTTGAGTCCAAGGAAGAGGCCTACAACCACTTCAAGGATCAATTCTCGAACTCTCCCATCGTCGATTCAGTCACGCCGGACCAGCTTCCCGCCTCCTTCCGGATCAACATGAAGGATCCGGAGAAGTACCAGATCATCAGCGAGACATTCTCGTCCCAGCCCGGCGTCGAAACGGTCATCGACCAGCGCCAGCTGCTGGAACGGCTGTTCTCTGCCATGAACGCCGCCTCCCTCGTGGCGGTCAGCATCGCCGGTGTCATGATCGTCTGCGCCATCCTCCTGATCGCTACCACCATCCGGTTGTCGGCGTTCAGCCGGCGCCGCGAGACGGGCATCATGCGCCTGGTGGGCGCTTCGAAGATGGTCATCCAGCTGCCGTTCATCCTCGAAGGCGTAATCGCCGCTGTGATCGGCGCGGCACTGGCCTCGGGAACCCTGTGGGCCGTGGCGCACTTTTTCCTGGGCGAGTATCTCTCCAAGCAGTATCCGGACACGGCGTTCATCTCGCCCGGCCAGACGCTTATCCTGACGCCTGCTTTGCTAATCCTTGGCGCATCTTTGGCAGGAATTTCGTCGCTCTTGACCTTACGCAGATATTTGAAGGTCTAG
- the ftsE gene encoding cell division ATP-binding protein FtsE: MIRFENVTKVYDQTARPALDDISLEIDRGEFAFLVGASGSGKSTFLRLVLKEDRASSGAVYVAGQNVAKISSWRVPRLRRGIGVVFQDFRLLPQKNVFANVAFAMQVIGKSRSVIRDTVPEVLKTVGLEGKENRLPHELSGGEQQRVAIARAVVNRPGILLADEPTGNLDPTTSMGIMGVLDKINQNGTTVVMATHDDDIVNEMRKRVVELKNGIVIRDEAKALYTSMIPVVGQSRRLKDASGRDEEPPTPGDRQPGTGEGQR; this comes from the coding sequence ATGATCCGATTCGAAAATGTCACCAAGGTCTATGACCAGACGGCCAGGCCGGCGCTGGACGATATCAGCCTCGAAATTGACCGTGGTGAATTCGCCTTTCTCGTGGGCGCTTCCGGATCCGGAAAGTCCACGTTCCTCCGCCTGGTTCTCAAGGAAGACCGTGCCTCCTCGGGCGCCGTCTACGTTGCGGGCCAGAACGTTGCCAAGATCTCCAGCTGGCGCGTGCCCAGGCTGCGCCGCGGGATCGGCGTAGTGTTCCAGGACTTCCGGCTCCTTCCGCAGAAGAATGTGTTCGCCAACGTTGCCTTTGCCATGCAGGTCATCGGTAAGAGCCGCAGCGTCATCCGTGACACAGTGCCCGAAGTACTGAAGACGGTGGGTCTGGAAGGCAAAGAAAACCGGCTTCCGCACGAACTTTCCGGCGGCGAGCAGCAGCGTGTGGCCATTGCCCGCGCCGTGGTCAACCGCCCCGGCATCCTCCTCGCCGACGAACCGACCGGCAACCTTGACCCCACCACCTCGATGGGCATCATGGGCGTGCTGGACAAGATCAACCAGAACGGCACCACTGTGGTCATGGCCACGCACGACGACGACATCGTCAACGAGATGCGCAAACGCGTCGTGGAACTCAAGAACGGCATCGTCATTCGCGACGAAGCCAAGGCGCTCTACACCTCGATGATTCCGGTCGTCGGCCAGTCCCGGCGGCTCAAGGACGCCAGCGGCCGGGACGAGGAACCGCCCACACCGGGGGACCGCCAGCCCGGCACCGGGGAGGGACAGCGATGA
- the prfB gene encoding peptide chain release factor 2 yields MANIDFSAEIRALRATYHSIERVSDVEALKEDIAELSERAGEPDLWDDPAAAQKITSRLSHRQSELERLNKLVSRIDDLEVLVELGQDEDDADSMGEAAAELESIRKSLKELEVVTLLSGEYDEREAVVSIRAGAGGVDAADFAEMLMRMYLRWAERHGYPTTVMDTSYAEEAGLKSATFEVKAPYAFGTLSVEAGTHRLVRISPFDNQGRRQTSFAAVEVIPLIESTDSIDIPDNEIRVDVFRSSGPGGQSVNTTDSAVRLTHIPTGTVVSMQNEKSQLQNRAAAMRVLQSRLLLLKKEQEDAEKKAFAGDVKASWGDQMRSYVLNPYQMVKDLRTEHEVGNTSAVFDGEIDDFIDAGIRWRTDNRNAAK; encoded by the coding sequence ATGGCCAATATTGATTTTTCCGCAGAAATCCGCGCCCTTCGCGCCACGTACCACTCCATCGAGCGCGTCAGCGATGTTGAGGCGTTGAAGGAAGACATCGCCGAACTGAGCGAGCGCGCGGGCGAGCCGGACCTGTGGGACGACCCCGCTGCGGCCCAGAAGATCACCTCCCGGCTCTCCCACCGCCAGTCCGAGCTGGAGCGGCTGAACAAGCTGGTGTCACGGATCGACGACCTCGAAGTCCTGGTGGAACTCGGCCAGGATGAGGATGACGCCGACTCCATGGGCGAGGCGGCCGCGGAACTGGAGTCCATCCGGAAGTCCCTGAAGGAGCTGGAAGTGGTCACACTGCTTTCCGGCGAGTACGACGAACGCGAGGCGGTGGTGTCCATCCGAGCCGGAGCCGGCGGCGTGGATGCCGCAGACTTCGCCGAGATGCTGATGCGCATGTACCTTCGCTGGGCCGAACGCCACGGCTACCCCACCACAGTGATGGACACGTCCTACGCCGAAGAGGCGGGGCTGAAGTCCGCAACGTTCGAGGTAAAGGCTCCGTACGCATTCGGCACACTGAGCGTCGAAGCAGGAACTCACCGGCTGGTGCGGATCAGCCCCTTCGACAACCAGGGCCGCCGCCAGACGTCCTTCGCCGCCGTCGAGGTCATCCCGCTCATCGAGTCCACGGACTCCATCGACATTCCCGACAACGAGATTCGCGTTGACGTGTTCCGCTCGTCCGGCCCCGGCGGACAGTCAGTTAACACCACCGACTCCGCCGTGCGCCTCACACACATCCCCACCGGCACCGTAGTGTCCATGCAGAACGAGAAATCGCAGCTTCAGAACCGGGCCGCCGCCATGCGCGTGCTGCAGTCCCGCCTCCTCCTGCTGAAGAAGGAGCAGGAGGACGCCGAAAAGAAGGCCTTCGCCGGCGATGTCAAGGCCTCCTGGGGCGACCAGATGCGCTCCTACGTCCTCAACCCGTACCAGATGGTCAAGGACCTCCGCACGGAACACGAAGTCGGCAACACGTCGGCCGTGTTCGACGGCGAGATCGACGACTTCATCGATGCCGGGATTCGTTGGCGCACTGACAACCGCAACGCGGCGAAATAA
- a CDS encoding pilus assembly protein TadG-related protein, with the protein MIIGFALLALLVVTVVIGISSVYLEHKRLLSLADGASLAAADSYTLGEVAGEGGSPSAVLGSERVRNVAADFVARSPSSARFDGLSVTGATGSPDGSTAVVVLSSVVHPPVVNFVVPDGIRIEAASTARSRLTR; encoded by the coding sequence ATGATCATTGGCTTCGCGCTGCTTGCCCTGCTGGTGGTCACGGTGGTCATCGGCATCTCCAGCGTCTACCTCGAGCACAAGAGGCTGTTGTCGCTGGCCGACGGCGCCTCGCTGGCGGCCGCTGACAGCTACACCTTGGGGGAAGTCGCGGGGGAGGGCGGGAGTCCTTCCGCTGTCCTGGGGTCCGAGCGAGTCCGCAACGTTGCGGCCGACTTCGTCGCGAGGAGCCCGTCGTCGGCCCGGTTCGATGGCTTGTCAGTAACTGGGGCCACCGGCAGCCCGGACGGATCAACCGCAGTGGTGGTTCTCAGCTCGGTGGTCCACCCGCCCGTGGTGAACTTCGTGGTGCCGGACGGAATCAGGATCGAAGCAGCGTCCACCGCACGGTCGAGGCTCACCCGCTGA
- a CDS encoding TadE/TadG family type IV pilus assembly protein has protein sequence MPGWRGEERGSAVVDFVLVGGLLTMFFLAIIQLTLVLHVRNTLIDAAASGARYGTLADRGAPDAEERAAALIGTALTAEFAQDISTNEVTFQGLRTLEVTIKSPMPVIGLIGPRDLLEVKGHAAIQP, from the coding sequence ATGCCGGGTTGGCGCGGCGAAGAACGAGGCTCTGCGGTGGTGGACTTCGTTCTCGTGGGCGGACTCCTCACGATGTTCTTCCTGGCCATCATCCAGCTCACACTGGTCCTGCATGTCCGCAATACACTCATTGATGCTGCAGCGTCCGGCGCGCGCTACGGAACGCTGGCCGATCGGGGCGCCCCGGATGCGGAAGAACGCGCCGCAGCACTCATCGGGACTGCTCTAACCGCAGAGTTCGCCCAGGACATCAGCACCAACGAAGTGACTTTTCAGGGACTGCGCACGCTGGAAGTAACCATCAAGTCACCCATGCCCGTTATCGGGCTCATCGGGCCACGGGATTTACTGGAGGTGAAGGGCCATGCCGCCATACAGCCATAA
- a CDS encoding type II secretion system F family protein, translated as MNGMSAAAIVCGVVLGIGLWLTFVRLPFMRPLTFIERIEPQLKSQNLESRLLRASGHNATPFGPLERIVRPLLHDGLTALGRLNLGSKALTRRLAQAGINKSPLDFRAEQLLWSAAGFTFSLALVMLSAAAGRFSPFLAVVAVLGSALGGFLFRDFWLGVQISKRESHMMAEFPSLAELMALAVGAGESATGALDRVCRSANGELAKEFSKILAETRAGKPLVEALQEFSARTDLGPLVRFVDGIIVAVERGTPLSDVLRAQAQDVRDTAKRDLMESAGKKEIAMMVPLVFGVLPLTVVFAVFPGIAAISLGL; from the coding sequence ATGAACGGCATGTCTGCAGCCGCGATTGTTTGCGGCGTCGTCCTCGGCATTGGCCTGTGGCTGACCTTCGTCCGGTTGCCATTTATGCGTCCCCTCACTTTCATCGAACGCATTGAACCGCAGCTGAAATCGCAAAACCTGGAATCCAGGCTGTTACGCGCCAGCGGGCACAATGCCACCCCATTCGGGCCCTTGGAACGCATAGTGCGTCCGCTGCTTCACGACGGCCTCACCGCCCTCGGCAGATTGAACCTTGGGTCAAAAGCACTGACCCGCAGGCTGGCGCAGGCGGGGATCAATAAATCACCCTTGGATTTCCGGGCAGAGCAGCTGCTTTGGTCGGCGGCGGGGTTCACCTTTTCGCTGGCGCTCGTGATGCTGAGCGCGGCTGCCGGCCGATTCAGTCCATTTCTCGCAGTCGTGGCGGTTCTCGGCAGCGCCCTCGGAGGCTTTCTCTTCCGGGACTTCTGGCTTGGCGTCCAGATCAGCAAACGGGAGTCCCACATGATGGCGGAGTTTCCCAGCCTTGCAGAACTGATGGCACTGGCTGTCGGCGCGGGCGAAAGTGCCACGGGTGCGCTGGACCGGGTCTGCCGCAGCGCGAACGGCGAACTGGCCAAGGAGTTTTCAAAAATCCTTGCTGAAACCAGGGCTGGAAAGCCCTTGGTGGAAGCCCTTCAGGAGTTCTCGGCCCGGACAGACCTCGGCCCGCTGGTCAGGTTTGTTGACGGAATTATCGTGGCCGTTGAACGAGGAACGCCCCTGTCAGACGTCCTGAGGGCACAAGCCCAGGACGTCCGGGACACTGCCAAACGGGACCTGATGGAATCGGCAGGTAAGAAGGAAATCGCCATGATGGTTCCTTTGGTCTTCGGCGTCCTTCCGCTGACTGTGGTCTTCGCGGTGTTCCCCGGGATCGCGGCGATCAGTCTGGGGCTGTAG
- a CDS encoding type II secretion system F family protein: MAPLFGVFAGTGLFLIWWSFWEKPAAGKRRPKANRLEDLLASAGIEKVTATGLVASCLGLGVFVALIFFVVSGSWPMSLCFGLFGAWLPISIVRWRSNRRTAVLRQLWPDVVDHLRSAIRAGLSLPEALIQLGEKGPEELRHVFRDFGADYRAGGQFDASLNKLKDRLADPVADRIVEALRLTREVGGSDLGKLLGTLAEFLRENARTRSELEARQSWTVNAARLAVAAPWIVMLLLATRPEAVNAYNTPMGAGVLVGGLVVSLICYSIMLRIGALPKDERVLR, from the coding sequence ATGGCGCCGCTGTTCGGGGTATTCGCCGGGACGGGCCTGTTCCTCATCTGGTGGTCGTTCTGGGAAAAGCCCGCCGCCGGGAAACGCCGCCCCAAGGCCAACCGCCTCGAGGACCTGCTCGCATCCGCTGGAATTGAAAAAGTCACGGCAACTGGTCTCGTGGCCTCCTGCCTGGGCCTTGGCGTTTTTGTGGCGCTCATTTTCTTTGTCGTCAGCGGGTCATGGCCAATGTCCCTCTGCTTCGGGCTGTTCGGCGCCTGGCTTCCCATCAGCATCGTCCGGTGGCGGTCCAACCGGAGGACAGCGGTGCTGCGCCAGCTCTGGCCGGACGTAGTTGATCACCTGCGGTCCGCCATCCGCGCAGGCCTGTCTTTGCCGGAGGCCCTGATCCAGCTGGGGGAGAAGGGCCCTGAGGAGCTCCGGCACGTCTTCCGCGACTTCGGCGCTGACTACCGGGCCGGAGGCCAGTTTGATGCGTCCCTCAACAAGCTCAAGGACCGACTGGCCGATCCGGTGGCAGACCGGATCGTCGAGGCGCTCAGACTTACCCGCGAGGTTGGCGGCTCGGACCTGGGCAAACTCCTCGGCACGCTCGCGGAATTCCTTCGCGAAAACGCCCGGACCCGCAGCGAACTGGAAGCCCGACAATCCTGGACGGTCAACGCCGCCCGCTTGGCCGTTGCGGCTCCCTGGATTGTGATGCTTCTTTTGGCCACCCGGCCCGAGGCCGTGAACGCATACAACACGCCTATGGGAGCCGGCGTCCTGGTGGGCGGTCTCGTTGTGTCCCTAATTTGTTACTCCATCATGCTGCGCATCGGTGCCCTTCCCAAGGACGAGAGAGTGCTGCGATGA
- a CDS encoding CpaF family protein, with protein sequence MDAVHIVEDEVRELIRRQGLDPLRQAGEVRRLVEAAVSDYDERALMGPLPPIGPLDAARRFVFDAVAGFGMLQPLLDDPTIEEVWINAPNEIYVARNGESELTSLSLTDQQVRDLVERMLKSSGRRLDMSSPFVDAALPDGSRLHVVIPDVTRRHWAVNIRKFVVKASRLEHLVELGTLTPQSARFLGAAVSSGLNILVSGATQAGKTTMLNCLAASIGSRERVITVEEIFELQFPLRDVVGLQCRQPNLEGEGEIPLRRLVKEALRMRPDRLVVGEVREAESLDMLIALNSGLPGMCTVHANSAHDAVTKICTLPLLAGENISSAFVVPTVASCIDLVVHCSRHANGRRQVTEILSLGRRVENGIIESSMVFAMADGQLQPRVNSMPAAEKFARAGYDVAALLEPR encoded by the coding sequence ATGGACGCCGTGCACATCGTGGAAGACGAAGTCCGCGAGCTGATCCGCCGTCAGGGCTTGGATCCGTTGCGTCAGGCTGGCGAGGTCCGCCGCCTGGTGGAGGCGGCCGTCAGCGATTACGACGAGCGAGCCTTGATGGGACCCCTGCCTCCGATCGGGCCGCTGGACGCTGCACGCAGGTTTGTCTTTGACGCTGTTGCCGGGTTCGGCATGCTTCAGCCGCTGTTGGACGATCCCACCATCGAGGAAGTTTGGATTAACGCGCCGAACGAAATCTATGTGGCCCGCAACGGCGAATCGGAACTGACCTCCCTAAGCCTCACGGATCAACAGGTGCGCGACCTGGTCGAGCGAATGCTCAAGAGCTCAGGCCGACGTCTCGACATGTCCTCGCCTTTTGTGGACGCCGCCTTGCCGGACGGCTCGAGGCTCCACGTCGTCATCCCGGATGTCACCCGCCGCCACTGGGCTGTGAACATCCGCAAGTTCGTGGTGAAGGCCAGCCGGCTGGAACACCTGGTGGAGCTGGGCACTCTGACGCCGCAATCTGCCAGGTTTCTGGGCGCCGCCGTTTCCAGCGGACTGAATATCCTCGTTTCTGGGGCCACCCAGGCGGGCAAGACCACCATGCTCAACTGCCTGGCCGCGAGCATCGGCAGCCGGGAACGGGTCATCACGGTCGAAGAGATTTTCGAACTCCAGTTTCCGCTCCGGGATGTGGTGGGCCTTCAATGCAGGCAGCCGAACCTTGAGGGCGAAGGAGAGATTCCGCTCCGCCGGCTGGTGAAGGAAGCGCTCAGGATGCGCCCGGACCGTCTCGTCGTAGGAGAGGTCCGGGAAGCCGAAAGCCTGGACATGCTCATCGCCTTAAATAGTGGTCTTCCCGGGATGTGCACCGTCCACGCAAACTCGGCCCACGATGCTGTCACGAAGATCTGCACCCTGCCGTTGCTCGCTGGCGAAAACATCTCGTCCGCCTTTGTCGTGCCCACAGTGGCATCGTGCATCGATCTTGTGGTTCACTGCAGCCGGCACGCCAACGGCCGCAGGCAGGTCACTGAGATCCTCTCCCTCGGCCGGCGCGTGGAAAACGGCATCATCGAGTCCTCCATGGTCTTCGCAATGGCGGACGGTCAACTGCAGCCGCGTGTCAACTCCATGCCGGCGGCGGAGAAGTTTGCCAGGGCAGGGTACGACGTCGCGGCTCTGTTGGAGCCGCGCTGA